The genomic DNA TGTATCACCCTGTGTCCTGCCGCTGGTACCATCTTTTGTAACTTACATAACAGGACTGACCTTTGAAGACATTACAGCAACTGAAGAAAAAAACAGGGTACGGTATATAACTATCACCAACTCCCTTGCATTTATAGCCGGATTTTCTTCTGTATTCGTTCTCCTTGGCGCCTCTGCAACTTATATAGGCGCGGTCTTTCTTTCATACCAGGATATTGTTCAGAAAACAGGCGGCATCCTCATTATACTGTTTGGATTATACATAATGGGTGTAATTAAATTAAGCTTCCTGTCTGCTCAGAAAAAGTTTCATATAGAGAACAAACCAGCAGGTCTTATAGGTTCGTTCCTGGTAGGAATGGCATTCGCGGCAGGATGGACACCATGCGTCGGGCCTATACTCGGTTCAATCCTTCTGTATGCAAGCACGACCGGATCTATCACTAAAGGCATGGGGCTCCTGGCTGTATATTCTCTTGGACTTGGACTGCCACTCTTCATCTCGGCCCTTGCGATAAATTCATTTCTGGCGACATTTAAGGTCCTCTCCCGTTACATGAGGTGGATAACGATTCTTAGCGGGGCATTCCTCATCATTGTAGGGATAATGATATTTACAGATTCATTCACATATCTCACTTCCTGGTTTCAGAAACATGGAATCGGGTGGAGCCTTGAGTAAGAAATGCACCCTATACTCATAAAAATAGGTTCTATTGAGATACGATATTATGGGGTCATGATTGCCCTTGCCTTTATCGCAGGGGCGATAGTCGGTGAAAAAGAGGCCAGGAGAAAGGGGTTTCAGTATGGCGTGGTCTATGACCTTCTTTCATATCTCCTTGTTGCAGCAATCATAGGGGCGCGTCTATACTATGTACTTTTCGCTGATCTTTTATGGTTTATTTCTCACCCGATGGAGATACTTGCCATCTGGAAGGGGGGGCTATCGCTTCACGGCGGAGTGCTGGGGGGAGTGCTTGCCGGTATCTGGTACTGCAGGAAAAAGGGGCTTCCTGTCTGGAAATTCACTGATGTTCTTGCACCTTCGATAGCGCTTGGGCAAGCTATCGGAAGGATAGGCTGCGCCATGAATGGATGCTGCTTTGGCAGACCCACAACCCTTCCATGGGGTATAATTTTTACTAACCCTGACTCCATTGCCCCCTCTGGCATACGGCTTCACCCGACACAGATATATGAATCATTGATGAGCTTCGGACTCTTTCTGGTTTTGTGGTATATGAGGAAAAAGACACCCTTTGACGGACAGCTGTTTATCACTTATCTAATAGGATATGGGGTAATAAGAT from Nitrospirota bacterium includes the following:
- a CDS encoding sulfite exporter TauE/SafE family protein, which codes for MDYSHISVFVAFSAGFLSFVSPCVLPLVPSFVTYITGLTFEDITATEEKNRVRYITITNSLAFIAGFSSVFVLLGASATYIGAVFLSYQDIVQKTGGILIILFGLYIMGVIKLSFLSAQKKFHIENKPAGLIGSFLVGMAFAAGWTPCVGPILGSILLYASTTGSITKGMGLLAVYSLGLGLPLFISALAINSFLATFKVLSRYMRWITILSGAFLIIVGIMIFTDSFTYLTSWFQKHGIGWSLE
- the lgt gene encoding prolipoprotein diacylglyceryl transferase, with product MHPILIKIGSIEIRYYGVMIALAFIAGAIVGEKEARRKGFQYGVVYDLLSYLLVAAIIGARLYYVLFADLLWFISHPMEILAIWKGGLSLHGGVLGGVLAGIWYCRKKGLPVWKFTDVLAPSIALGQAIGRIGCAMNGCCFGRPTTLPWGIIFTNPDSIAPSGIRLHPTQIYESLMSFGLFLVLWYMRKKTPFDGQLFITYLIGYGVIRFFLEFFRGDSLLLFNLIPVPHAVSVVIIVLGIILYRYRSKAVSTL